In one window of Desulfovibrio sp. DNA:
- the nrdD gene encoding anaerobic ribonucleoside-triphosphate reductase: MFDYEYPAPVVVEAEPRPVRLVGVGVKFERTRRITGYLVGTLDRFNDAKRAEERDRVKHGLGREEV, translated from the coding sequence ATGTTTGATTACGAATATCCAGCCCCGGTGGTTGTTGAGGCAGAGCCACGGCCAGTAAGGCTCGTTGGCGTCGGCGTCAAATTTGAGCGGACCCGGCGCATCACAGGCTATCTTGTGGGGACCTTGGACAGGTTCAACGATGCCAAGCGCGCAGAAGAAAGGGATCGCGTAAAGCATGGGCTGGGCCGGGAGGAAGTATGA
- a CDS encoding terminase large subunit domain-containing protein, whose amino-acid sequence MAGLKVTIPYRPRYPQVHERLETHRFAVLVAHRRFGKTVLAVNHLLKAAVRCPLERGSYGYVAPFRTQAKQIAWAYLKHYSAPIPGVMVNESELSVTLPNGARIRLFGADNPDALRGLYFDGVVLDEVAQMRREVWQEIIRPELADRNGWAVFIGTPKGVNLFHELFVQAQKDTSRQWTALVFRVGDTDALSATEVEQLRAEMSEGTFRQEFLCDFSASSDDVLITIDEATESSQRAYLPTAYQSMPLVMGVDVARFGGDRTVIFPRRGLVASAPIIVAKLNNVEVANRVISLYHQMRPHSIFVDAGQGQGVIDILRQALPCVYEIPFGGSALDAAKFYNRRSEMWFLLREWIRAGGATPKVDGLVGELSSPLYSYDAKGRISLEKKEDIKDRLGRSPDLADALALTFAMPVLPESHGRQEYADRQANVLMEYNDLSNGGGYADGISQSLI is encoded by the coding sequence ATGGCAGGATTAAAGGTCACTATCCCCTATCGCCCGCGCTATCCGCAGGTACACGAAAGGCTTGAGACCCACCGCTTTGCCGTTCTTGTTGCCCATCGCCGCTTCGGCAAGACTGTACTGGCCGTCAATCACCTGCTCAAAGCCGCTGTACGCTGCCCTCTGGAGCGTGGTTCCTATGGTTATGTGGCTCCATTCCGCACCCAGGCCAAACAAATAGCCTGGGCCTACCTCAAGCACTACAGCGCGCCTATTCCCGGCGTGATGGTCAATGAGTCTGAGTTGTCCGTGACGCTGCCAAATGGTGCACGCATTCGACTTTTTGGGGCAGACAACCCTGACGCCCTGCGCGGCCTCTATTTTGACGGTGTGGTGCTGGACGAAGTGGCACAGATGCGGCGCGAGGTCTGGCAAGAAATCATCCGGCCCGAACTGGCTGACCGTAATGGTTGGGCCGTGTTCATCGGTACGCCCAAGGGCGTTAACCTGTTCCATGAACTTTTTGTGCAGGCTCAAAAGGACACCAGCAGGCAATGGACGGCCCTAGTTTTTCGAGTGGGGGACACCGACGCACTGTCTGCCACCGAGGTTGAACAGTTACGGGCAGAAATGAGCGAAGGCACATTTCGTCAGGAATTTCTTTGCGACTTTTCCGCTTCATCCGACGACGTGCTCATCACCATTGACGAAGCCACAGAGTCCAGCCAACGGGCGTATCTACCCACGGCCTACCAGTCCATGCCCTTGGTAATGGGGGTGGATGTGGCGCGCTTTGGTGGTGACAGGACGGTTATTTTCCCCCGTCGCGGGTTGGTGGCATCTGCTCCAATTATCGTGGCCAAACTGAACAATGTGGAAGTGGCGAACAGGGTCATTAGCCTTTACCACCAAATGCGGCCGCACAGTATCTTTGTGGACGCCGGGCAGGGCCAGGGCGTTATCGACATCCTGCGCCAGGCTTTGCCTTGCGTGTACGAGATACCTTTTGGCGGGTCTGCGCTTGATGCGGCGAAGTTTTACAATCGTCGTTCTGAAATGTGGTTCCTCTTGCGGGAATGGATCAGGGCTGGCGGGGCTACCCCAAAGGTAGACGGTCTTGTGGGTGAACTGTCTTCACCGCTCTACAGCTACGACGCCAAGGGACGCATATCTCTTGAAAAGAAAGAGGACATCAAAGACCGGCTCGGGCGCTCCCCTGACCTGGCCGATGCTCTGGCGCTGACCTTTGCCATGCCTGTACTGCCGGAATCACACGGCAGGCAGGAATATGCAGATCGGCAAGCCAATGTCCTCATGGAATACAACGATCTTTCCAACGGTGGAGGCTATGCGGATGGGATTTCACAGTCTCTCATCTGA
- a CDS encoding portal protein gives MAGKRASDFVQQLNTQFGQLKSERAPFDEIWRKVAVFESERMTLFDGQLGNNPAQAMRRDVRDVDNTCRQAITVFSSGMLSGVSPPSDQWFTLRIADKSGGDELKKYRHVANWLEQIENLFLKDFTAKNFYTQQVSSYKHIGLYGMQAMLVGESPQMGTYYRDVPVDEIYIANDYAGRVNVVYREMCITLQQALAMFGKENLSPCLQALAEDRNANPQEHVTIVHAVMEKAPGYENIIGNNKLPYASYYFEPGEDHLISEGGFDSLPYIVTRAYSDGRSPYSISPGTIALADVLMINEIKRLMLQAGQLSVAPPMLLPDRGLVGRLNYSSGALNTYRKDGTTDVKDFQPLQLVGEFKLSMELMQQAQKDVNAAFFVDLFLMIHNRTQQGRGTPTAMEIEQLATEKSFLLAPILINQQQENFNRLFERVFEIKKKEHGAIPEPPKELLNADIEIEYISPLVRAQQGVRTQQMLQGLQELGGIAKLYPDVMDIVDSDTITRRIIESCGIPQSCIRTVEEVMGLRQQKIQAQEAAQKEMQQQQMMAGMMQGYEGLSKAPEAGSPVQSIMQQAAGGM, from the coding sequence ATGGCAGGCAAACGCGCCAGCGATTTTGTGCAGCAGCTGAATACGCAATTCGGGCAGCTCAAATCCGAGCGCGCGCCCTTTGACGAGATCTGGCGCAAAGTGGCTGTATTCGAATCCGAGCGCATGACGCTCTTTGACGGGCAGCTCGGCAACAATCCGGCCCAGGCCATGCGCCGCGACGTGCGGGACGTGGACAATACCTGCCGTCAGGCCATTACGGTGTTTTCTTCGGGCATGCTCTCCGGCGTGTCGCCGCCGTCCGACCAGTGGTTCACCCTGCGCATTGCCGACAAGTCCGGCGGGGACGAACTCAAGAAATACCGCCATGTGGCTAACTGGCTGGAGCAGATTGAAAACCTGTTCCTCAAGGACTTCACGGCTAAGAATTTCTACACGCAGCAGGTGAGCAGCTACAAGCACATCGGTCTGTACGGCATGCAGGCCATGCTGGTGGGTGAAAGTCCGCAGATGGGCACCTACTACCGTGACGTGCCCGTAGACGAAATTTACATCGCCAATGACTACGCGGGCCGCGTTAATGTGGTGTACCGCGAGATGTGCATAACCCTGCAGCAGGCTCTGGCAATGTTTGGCAAGGAAAACCTCTCTCCTTGCTTGCAGGCCCTGGCAGAAGACAGGAATGCCAACCCGCAGGAGCATGTGACCATTGTCCATGCCGTGATGGAGAAGGCCCCCGGCTACGAAAACATCATTGGCAACAATAAGCTGCCCTATGCCAGCTATTACTTTGAACCGGGCGAGGACCATCTGATTTCAGAAGGAGGCTTTGACAGCCTGCCTTACATCGTCACCCGCGCCTATTCTGACGGACGCTCCCCGTATTCTATCAGCCCCGGAACCATCGCTCTGGCCGATGTGCTCATGATTAACGAGATCAAGCGCCTCATGCTTCAGGCCGGGCAACTCAGTGTGGCCCCGCCCATGCTTTTGCCGGACCGTGGCCTTGTGGGACGGCTCAATTATTCCTCCGGCGCCCTGAACACCTACCGCAAGGACGGCACCACAGACGTCAAGGACTTTCAGCCGCTGCAACTGGTGGGCGAGTTCAAGCTGAGCATGGAACTGATGCAGCAGGCGCAGAAGGACGTGAACGCCGCCTTTTTCGTTGACCTGTTCCTCATGATCCACAACCGCACTCAGCAGGGGCGGGGCACGCCCACTGCCATGGAAATTGAGCAGCTTGCCACGGAAAAATCTTTTCTGCTGGCTCCTATCCTCATCAATCAGCAGCAGGAAAATTTCAATCGGCTGTTCGAGCGTGTCTTTGAGATCAAGAAGAAAGAGCATGGCGCAATCCCCGAGCCCCCAAAAGAACTGCTCAACGCTGACATCGAGATTGAATACATCTCGCCCCTGGTGCGCGCCCAGCAAGGCGTGAGGACGCAGCAGATGCTTCAGGGCCTGCAGGAGCTTGGCGGCATTGCCAAGCTTTACCCCGATGTCATGGACATTGTGGACAGCGACACCATCACGCGCCGCATCATTGAGAGCTGCGGCATACCGCAATCATGCATCCGCACGGTTGAAGAAGTCATGGGGCTGCGCCAGCAGAAAATACAGGCCCAGGAGGCGGCTCAGAAAGAAATGCAGCAACAGCAGATGATGGCGGGCATGATGCAGGGCTATGAAGGGCTTTCCAAGGCTCCTGAAGCTGGCAGCCCTGTGCAGTCAATCATGCAGCAAGCAGCTGGGGGCATGTAG
- a CDS encoding lysozyme gives MAKIPYKKSPGVIAGVALITMLVFYGVSPDTAQDTAQQAITTVEQFEGYVPEAYQDPVGIWTRCYGDTTNVTPGATYSAEECARSLNDHLVETSRPAMRCVPSLAKQHPKIIVAMLDMAYNIGPTAFCKSSVARYANAGDWAAACRRISEIYTTAKGVLLRGLVVRRTAESQMCLEGLKEGR, from the coding sequence GTGGCAAAGATCCCCTACAAAAAATCCCCCGGAGTAATCGCAGGTGTGGCGCTGATCACCATGCTTGTGTTTTACGGCGTGAGCCCCGACACCGCGCAGGATACCGCCCAGCAGGCAATCACTACCGTTGAGCAGTTCGAGGGCTACGTTCCTGAAGCCTACCAAGATCCTGTAGGCATCTGGACGCGCTGCTACGGCGACACGACCAATGTTACCCCCGGCGCTACTTACAGTGCTGAGGAATGTGCCCGCAGTCTCAACGACCATCTTGTCGAGACCTCCCGCCCTGCCATGCGCTGTGTGCCGTCTCTGGCGAAGCAGCATCCTAAAATAATAGTGGCCATGCTCGACATGGCGTACAATATCGGCCCCACAGCGTTCTGCAAATCAAGCGTAGCTCGTTACGCCAATGCAGGCGATTGGGCCGCTGCCTGCCGTCGTATCTCTGAAATTTACACCACTGCTAAAGGCGTTTTGTTACGCGGTCTTGTCGTGCGCCGCACGGCTGAATCTCAAATGTGTCTGGAAGGACTCAAGGAGGGGCGTTGA
- a CDS encoding MerR family transcriptional regulator, whose protein sequence is MSMTTEQRQAQVSYVPKILRNMAEICEEMGVGEKTVKVWIKKGAPIAVEGDGRKLRYSAEMARLQAWREAPML, encoded by the coding sequence ATGAGTATGACGACTGAGCAACGACAGGCCCAGGTAAGCTATGTGCCGAAAATACTGCGCAACATGGCCGAAATCTGCGAAGAAATGGGCGTGGGCGAGAAGACCGTAAAGGTGTGGATCAAAAAAGGCGCGCCCATCGCTGTTGAAGGCGACGGGCGTAAGCTACGATATAGCGCAGAGATGGCTAGGCTTCAGGCGTGGAGGGAAGCCCCCATGCTATAG
- a CDS encoding major capsid protein, with protein sequence MPFGNSLNQLSIGKAKTFVNQVDNITENAPVVKAMPFVVSSDQLWDVSSEIRMIGSGMNSVDLNAPLQEIQIADALKQTQLNIFGAKMFVPEDTAKLEGGPDKYFGKNRQAFERQTGMDVERNYIYNAFLPFALSQYAAGKTDCVQSAGGTGNTNYSLLALRFDEVNMSGLYSPLCFKRDTFLDMQAINGGNLYENPDTNSKYYKALGYGMRMKTYMGVRMQSYRNIGAIVNINLAAPTPLTRMMVEKVLLSARTGEAGKTILICHPKVKLQLAEIGKTEFVQSAYSDKNPDFRVDTWSGVPIITSYNFVDGAESAISL encoded by the coding sequence ATGCCTTTCGGTAATTCTCTCAACCAGCTTTCCATCGGGAAGGCCAAGACCTTTGTCAATCAGGTGGACAACATCACCGAAAATGCGCCGGTGGTGAAGGCCATGCCCTTTGTGGTCAGTTCTGACCAGCTTTGGGACGTGTCCAGCGAAATCAGGATGATTGGCAGCGGCATGAACAGCGTTGATCTCAACGCGCCCCTGCAGGAAATCCAAATCGCCGACGCACTCAAGCAGACCCAACTCAACATCTTTGGCGCGAAAATGTTCGTACCCGAAGATACCGCCAAGCTGGAAGGCGGCCCGGACAAGTATTTCGGCAAGAACCGCCAGGCCTTTGAGCGCCAGACGGGCATGGATGTTGAGCGCAACTATATCTACAACGCCTTTCTGCCCTTTGCCCTGTCGCAGTACGCGGCGGGCAAAACCGACTGCGTGCAGAGCGCGGGCGGCACTGGCAACACCAACTACAGCCTGCTGGCTCTTCGCTTTGACGAAGTCAACATGTCCGGTCTGTATTCGCCCCTGTGCTTCAAGCGCGACACCTTCCTTGACATGCAGGCCATCAATGGCGGCAATCTCTACGAAAACCCCGACACCAACAGCAAATACTACAAGGCACTGGGTTACGGCATGCGCATGAAAACCTACATGGGCGTGCGTATGCAGAGCTACCGCAATATCGGGGCCATTGTGAACATCAACCTGGCCGCCCCCACGCCGCTCACCCGCATGATGGTGGAAAAGGTCCTGCTGTCGGCCCGTACTGGCGAAGCGGGAAAGACCATTCTTATCTGCCATCCCAAGGTCAAGCTGCAGTTGGCAGAAATCGGCAAGACCGAGTTTGTCCAGTCCGCCTACAGCGACAAGAACCCCGACTTCCGTGTGGATACCTGGAGCGGCGTGCCCATCATCACTTCGTACAACTTCGTGGATGGCGCTGAATCCGCCATCAGCCTGTAG
- a CDS encoding RusA family crossover junction endodeoxyribonuclease produces MKITVKIVPKAQMRARHGVVNGFSRTYKDKRQVVEEEALMALLGPYQPAQPMQGQLLLGVKAYMPIPASKTKTFKTLARKGVVRPTTKPDLDNLLKHVKDCLSKLRFWGDDKLVVGYLPHTGKYYSDEPRWEIEILECPHV; encoded by the coding sequence GTGAAAATCACCGTCAAAATCGTACCCAAGGCCCAGATGCGCGCCCGGCATGGCGTGGTGAATGGTTTTTCTCGGACGTACAAAGACAAGCGCCAGGTAGTCGAAGAAGAGGCGCTAATGGCCCTGCTCGGCCCATATCAGCCTGCTCAGCCCATGCAGGGGCAATTGCTCCTGGGTGTGAAGGCGTACATGCCGATTCCAGCCAGCAAGACAAAGACGTTCAAGACGTTGGCCAGAAAAGGCGTCGTGCGCCCCACCACAAAGCCCGACCTGGACAACCTGTTGAAGCACGTCAAAGACTGCCTGTCCAAGCTGCGTTTCTGGGGTGATGACAAGCTTGTGGTGGGTTACCTGCCGCACACCGGGAAATACTACTCCGACGAACCACGTTGGGAGATTGAAATTCTGGAGTGCCCGCATGTTTGA
- a CDS encoding terminase small subunit, with product MAAKLTTKQAEFVRQYLVDLNATQAAIRAGYSEKTAYRIGAELLQKTSVANAVATAQAKREQRTEITQDRVVAELAKIAFGSARDVMEWGPDGVILKDSAELTDDQAAGVAEVSESTTKDGGSLKLKRHDKVKALELLGRHLGMFTDKVKNEITGGIAITWQD from the coding sequence ATGGCAGCGAAGCTTACCACAAAGCAGGCCGAATTTGTGCGGCAGTACCTGGTGGACTTGAATGCCACACAGGCCGCTATTCGTGCGGGGTATAGCGAAAAAACTGCCTACCGCATCGGTGCCGAGCTACTTCAGAAAACTTCAGTTGCCAACGCCGTTGCAACAGCCCAGGCGAAGCGGGAGCAGCGCACAGAGATAACCCAGGACCGCGTGGTGGCTGAACTGGCGAAAATAGCCTTTGGCAGCGCCCGTGATGTCATGGAGTGGGGCCCGGACGGTGTCATACTCAAAGACAGCGCCGAATTAACGGACGACCAGGCGGCAGGCGTTGCTGAGGTGAGCGAAAGCACAACCAAGGACGGCGGCAGCCTCAAGCTCAAGCGGCACGACAAGGTCAAGGCGTTGGAACTGCTTGGGCGTCACCTCGGCATGTTCACGGACAAGGTTAAGAATGAAATAACCGGCGGGATTGCAATCACATGGCAGGATTAA
- a CDS encoding phosphoadenosine phosphosulfate reductase family protein, which translates to MNIPLIVGRENVKHVVSVSGGKDSGATYLEALERTEGDFIALCADTGNEHPETLEYVSRLHERTGGPKVQIIKADFTAQLERKKRFLESGKAVSRTKNPWSPARVDQVLAHGLKPTGIPFLDLCCSKGFFPARNSAFCSQSLKRLSNLSLVQQPLIDSGFHVWSWQGIRAEESAKRACYPMWEPSPDTEGMTIYRPLMGWTLADVIAKHKHHGLKLNPLYGMGFERVGCLPCINSSKKDIRLVAKLFPWAIEKIRQWENEVRAVSRLQVSTFFHQDTTPGASGPTQIDEVVRWSRTRHGGKQYDLLVYADQSISDVCIYAGGLCE; encoded by the coding sequence ATGAACATCCCCCTGATTGTAGGCAGAGAAAACGTGAAGCACGTTGTTTCCGTTAGCGGCGGCAAGGATTCAGGGGCCACTTATCTTGAAGCCTTGGAACGAACCGAGGGTGACTTTATCGCTCTTTGCGCGGACACCGGCAACGAACACCCTGAAACGCTGGAATATGTGTCCAGGTTACATGAGCGCACAGGCGGGCCAAAAGTCCAGATCATCAAGGCTGATTTTACGGCACAGCTTGAAAGGAAAAAACGATTTTTAGAATCCGGTAAAGCTGTGAGCCGCACAAAGAACCCATGGTCACCAGCGCGAGTAGACCAGGTCCTCGCTCATGGCTTAAAACCCACCGGCATTCCATTTCTGGATCTTTGTTGCTCAAAGGGTTTTTTCCCTGCGAGAAATTCTGCATTTTGCTCTCAATCATTAAAGAGGCTTTCAAATCTTTCATTGGTTCAACAGCCGCTGATAGACTCAGGATTCCATGTTTGGAGTTGGCAGGGAATACGCGCTGAGGAATCCGCAAAGCGTGCTTGTTATCCGATGTGGGAACCGTCACCAGATACTGAAGGCATGACGATTTATCGCCCACTAATGGGGTGGACTCTTGCCGATGTCATCGCCAAGCATAAACACCATGGGCTTAAGCTCAATCCTCTCTATGGCATGGGATTTGAACGAGTAGGCTGCCTCCCTTGTATCAATTCATCCAAAAAAGACATCCGGCTTGTAGCGAAATTGTTCCCTTGGGCAATTGAAAAAATTCGCCAGTGGGAAAATGAAGTCAGAGCCGTATCCCGATTGCAGGTTTCAACCTTTTTTCATCAAGACACTACCCCTGGGGCGTCTGGCCCGACCCAGATTGATGAGGTTGTTCGATGGTCGCGCACCAGGCATGGCGGCAAGCAATATGACCTGCTTGTGTATGCCGACCAAAGCATTTCTGACGTTTGCATTTACGCAGGGGGGTTGTGCGAATGA
- a CDS encoding phage regulatory CII family protein: MGKEISQSDVMRAFLSMSLDYGQELMAGKLDIKVSTLSNKVQPYNHAERRHFLNLWEADDMLSLSGDMRPLELMAARHGFALLPLKATPDAPTLDAEKLQDYIAITECHAEEDPIKRVYKLNAAIRELMETDAKRKEGE; the protein is encoded by the coding sequence ATGGGCAAGGAAATTTCACAGTCTGACGTAATGCGAGCCTTCCTGAGCATGTCGCTGGACTACGGGCAGGAGCTTATGGCCGGGAAGCTGGACATTAAGGTCTCTACCCTTTCCAACAAGGTGCAGCCTTACAATCATGCAGAGCGCAGGCACTTTTTGAATCTGTGGGAAGCCGACGACATGCTGAGTTTGAGCGGCGACATGCGGCCACTTGAACTGATGGCGGCCCGACACGGCTTTGCACTTTTGCCTCTTAAGGCAACGCCGGACGCGCCAACGCTCGATGCTGAGAAACTGCAAGATTACATCGCAATCACTGAATGCCACGCCGAAGAGGATCCCATAAAGCGCGTCTACAAGCTAAATGCGGCCATACGCGAACTCATGGAAACAGACGCTAAGCGAAAGGAGGGAGAATAG